A part of Cannabis sativa cultivar Pink pepper isolate KNU-18-1 chromosome 6, ASM2916894v1, whole genome shotgun sequence genomic DNA contains:
- the LOC115694674 gene encoding rust resistance kinase Lr10 — protein MSMLTLKLIIISYFLIITIESRVAKATTQNDDDGDECKEARCGEMEPPIKFPFRLKGKQPPHCGSPRLGFDLSCTNSNKTMLELPNLQLKLFVTQMNYKFQYMEAYNPYCIQQKNLKLLLNNLSTTSPLHFFNSQYMRSMLLKCSTNHTNNGVLDSPIPCLTTSDSSSSSSKYFVYAIDYNFYGYNYWGDLVSCSKMFSNLPVPPEIFKHEIFSLEWSKPNCENCEAKGKKCRLKRPHDSNDDQTECYNPMKKGDHDQLKFVLMTTGFTTGSFVIVLGFLATFYVYHKEKQKRENGLRLEKFLEDYIAFKPSRYTYADVKNITKKFKDKLGEGAYGTVFKGKLSNDILVAVKILNISKGNGEEFINEVSTIGQIHHVNVVRLVGYCADGFRRALVYEFLPNDSLEKHLSTKQLIGNEKCSLSWEKLFDIALGIAKGIEYLHQGCDKRIVHFDIKPHNILLDHNFKPKISDFGLAKLCSKDQSIVSMTTARGTIGYIAPEVFSRNFGNVSDKSDVYSFGMLLLEIVGGRKNDNMNEIYYPEWIFNLLEEGKDIRIYIDEGGDGKIAKKLAIVGLRCIQWHPLNRPNMKVVVQMLEGNEELSIPSNPFSSSSSDHPSKTNTKLPKKFMKSLELETIGE, from the exons ATGAGTATGTTAACACTAAAGCTCATAATCATTTcatattttcttataataacaatTGAGAGTAGAGTAGCAAAAGCAACCACCcaaaatgatgatgatggtgatgagTGCAAAGAAGCTAGATGTGGTGAGATGGAGCCACCAATCAAATTCCCTTTCAGGCTCAAAGGCAAGCAACCACCCCATTGTGGCTCTCCTCGGCTCGGTTTCGATCTCTCATGTACTAATTCCAACAAAACCATGCTTGAGCTCCCAAATCTTCAATTGAAATTGTTTGTAACACAAATGAACTACAAATTTCAGTACATGGAAGCCTATAATCCCTATTGCATCCAACAAAAGAATTTGAAATTATTACTCAATAATCTTTCTACTACTTCTCCTCTTCACTTCTTTAATAGTCAATATATGAGGTCTATGCTATTGAAATGTTCTACCAATCATACAAATAATGGGGTTTTGGATTCTCCAATCCCTTGTTTAACAACTAGtgactcatcatcatcatcttccaaGTATTTTGTTTATGCCattgattataatttttatggATACAACTATTGgggggatttagtttcatgtagCAAGATGTTTAGCAATTTGCCAGTCCCAccagaaatattcaaacatgaAATTTTTTCCTTGGAATGGTCAAAACCGAATTGCGAAAATTGTGAAGCTAAAGGAAAGAAATGCAGATTGAAGAGGCCTCATGACTCGAATGATGATCAAACTGAATGTTACAACCCAATGAAGAAAG GTGATCATGATCAGTTGAAATTTGTATTGATGACTACTG GTTTCACAACAGGTTCATTTGTTATTGTATTGGGGTTTCTTGCAACTTTTTATGTCTACCATAAAGAGAAACAAAAGAGAGAAAATGGGTTAAGACTTGAAAAGTTTTTGGAGGATTACATAGCATTCAAGCCATCAAGATATACCTATGCCGATGTGAAAAATATCACAAAAAAGTTCAAAGATAAGTTGGGAGAAGGAGCGTATGGAACCGTTTTTAAAGGTAAACTTTCCAACGACATTCTCGTCGCGGTGAAGATTTTGAATATCTCAAAGGGAAATGGAGAAGAGTTCATCAATGAGGTAAGTACAATAGGTCAAATTCACCATGTCAATGTGGTTCGTTTGGTCGGTTATTGTGCTGATGGATTTAGAAGAGccctagtttatgaatttttaccaAACGATTCGCTAGAGAAACACTTATCAACAAAACAGTTGATTGGCAATGAAAAATGTTCTCTTAGTTGGGAGAAATTATTTGACATTGCTTTAGGCATAGCTAAGGGAATTGAGTATCTACATCAAGGTTGTGATAAACGAATTGTTCATTTTGATATTAAGCCTCATAATATCCTATTAGACCACAACTTCAAACCAAAGATTTCTGATTTTGGTCTTGCAAAATTATGTTCAAAAGATCAAAGCATAGTGTCAATGACCACCGCTAGAGGAACCATAGGGTATATTGCACCCGAAGTATTCTCTAGAAACTTTGGAAATGTATCCGACAAATCAGATGTCTATAGTTTTGGAATGTTATTACTCGAAATTGTAGGAGGGAGgaaaaatgataacatgaatGAAATCTACTATCCAGAATGGATTTTTAATCTTTTAGAAGAAGGAAAAGATATTCGAATCTATATTGATGAAGGCGGAGATGGTAAGATTGCAAAAAAGCTTGCAATCGTTGGACTTCGGTGTATTCAATGGCACCCATTAAATCGTCCGAATATGAAAGTTGTAGTTCAAATGTTGGAAGGAAATGAAGAATTAAGTATTCCGTCCAATccattttcatcttcatcaagTGATCATCCGTCCAAAACAAATACCAAACTACCAAAAAAATTTATGAAGTCTTTAGAATTAGAAACTATAGGTGAATAA
- the LOC115725788 gene encoding rust resistance kinase Lr10 yields MESFLLLLLLLLVIITLLHGSSYAENIVCSSSSSCGSISNITYPFQLTTDPLSCGDFRYNLSCENNNTVLNFLVHENKYQRYYVRAINYNNYTIRVIDPNFRKLNETYTSFTNNTLSIGDFNLYDSYATIIYLESKNQNPFEEKSKQIAKTIVLISCERVVRNSSYIDANPCILSNNNDSFTWSYYLLDTDKMSPSELEESCWIKQVTLIDDTSFHGAKPSCYDINKQLAQGFQLSWIQSFDKTEVGGVRQICRLNQNSNKVRCSYYSECLFKEIFKPNESLDKCDNSFEIFMSKFIFYTKYYIYYMGTYKYIVGLLTPRTFCGFIFVIFLVVYKWRRRHLSMYNGIEDFLHSYNNLMPIRYSYRDIRKMTNNFKEKLGEGGFGTVYKGQLCSGPFVAVKMFGKSKINNDQDFINEVATTGKIHHVNIVRLIGFCVDGTRRALIYDFMSNGSLDKYIFSQETTNVSLSVTRVFEISLGIARGIEYLHRGCDMPILHFDIKPHNILLDENFIPKVSDFGLARSFSLDNSVASLSAARGTMGYIAPELFYKNIGRVSSKSDVYSFGMLLMEMANRQKNASGNTENSSHIYFPLLIHKQLNEGKEIKIDEHATKEEVETMKKMAIVALWCIQLRPCDRPTMSQVIEMLQSKFNCLEIPPNLLLYPQEQESNNSVETSFSLTSCEEDSAY; encoded by the exons ATGGagtcttttcttcttcttcttcttcttcttttggtGATCATAACATTGCTCCATGGCAGTAGCTATGCAGAAAATATTGTatgttcttcatcttcttcatgtGGTAGCATCTCAAATATAACATATCCATTTCAACTCACAACTGATCCACTTAGCTGTGGAGACTTCAG GTACAATCTTTCTTGCGAGAACAACAATACAGTACTAAACTTTCTTGTTCATGAAAACAAATATCAAAGATACTATGTACGAGCGATCAACTACAATAACTATACGATTCGAGTTATCGATCCCAACTTTCGCAAACTAAATGAAACCTACACTTCATTCACCAACAATACTTTGTCCATTGGAGACTTCAACTTATATGATAGTTATGcaacaataatttatttagaGTCAAAAAATCAAAATCCTTTTGAGGAAAAGTCCAAACAAATTGCGAAAACTATAGTGTTGATTAGTTGTGAAAGAGTAGTGAGGAATTCTTCTTACATAGATGCAAATCCTTGCATACTAAGCAATAATAATGATAGTTTTACTTGGTCATATTATTTATTGGATACCGATAAAATGAGTCCTTCCGAGTTAGAGGAGTCTTGTTGGATAAAACAAGTGACTCTTATTGATGACACAAGTTTTCATGGAGCCAAACCTTCTTGTTATGACATCAACAAACAACTAGCTCAAGGGTTTCAACTTTCTTGGATCCAAAGTTTCGATAAAACAGAAGTAGGCGGTGTTCGACAAATTTGTCGCCTTAACCAAAATTCCAACAAAGTTCGTTGCAGTTATTATTCTGAATGcttatttaaagaaatattcaAACCAAATGAAAGCCTTGATAAGTGTG ATAATTCATTTGAAATTTTTATGAGCAAGTTTATATTTTACACAAAAT ACTACATATACTATATGGGAACTTATAAATACATTG TGGGATTGTTGACGCCAAGAACATTTTGTGGATTTATATTTGTGATTTTCCTTGTGGTGTATAAATGGAGAAGACGTCATTTGTCAATGTACAATGGCATCGAAGATTTCCTCCACAGTTATAACAATCTCATGCCTATACGATATTCTTATCGGGACATTAGAAAGATGACCaacaattttaaagaaaaactaGGTGAGGGAGGGTTTGGTACAGTATATAAAGGACAGCTTTGTAGTGGTCCCTTTGTTGCAGTTAAAATGTTTGGAAAATCCAAGATTAATAATGACCAAGATTTCATCAATGAAGTTGCTACGACAGGAAAAATTCATCATGTCAATATTGTGCgattaattggattttgtgttgatGGTACAAGACGGGCTCTTATATACGATTTCATGTCGAATGGATCTCTAGACAAGTACATTTTTTCCCAAGAAACAACGAATGTCTCCTTAAGTGTTACCCGAGTTTTTGAGATATCGCTTGGAATAGCTCGTGGAATTGAATATCTTCATCGAGGATGTGACATGCCTATTCTTCATTTTGATATTAAGCCTCACAATATTCTAttagatgaaaattttattccAAAGGTTTCTGATTTTGGGCTAGCAAGATCGTTTTCATTGGATAATAGCGTAGCATCTTTATCTGCTGCAAGAGGAACCATGGGATATATAGCTCCAGAATTATTCTATAAGAATATTGGAAGAGTATCAAGTAAATCTGATGTGTACAGTTTTGGAATGTTGTTAATGGAAATGGCGAATCGACAAAAAAATGCTAGTGGAAATACTGAAAATTCAAGCCACATATATTTTCCGTTATTGATACACAAGCAACTCAACGAAGGAAAGGAAATAAAAATTGACGAGCATGCTACAAAAGAAGAAGTAGAAACAATGAAAAAGATGGCCATAGTTGCATTGTGGTGTATACAACTAAGGCCTTGTGATCGCCCTACAATGAGTCAAGTCATAGAAATGCTTCAAAGTAAATTCAATTGCCTTGAAATACCTCCAAATCTTCTTCTATATCCTCAAGAACAAGAGAGCAATAATAGTGTTGAGACATCATTCTCATTAACATCATGTGAAGAGGATTCTGCATATTGA